A single window of Bradyrhizobium daqingense DNA harbors:
- the yidC gene encoding membrane protein insertase YidC produces the protein MTDNRNTILAIILSGLVLIAWQYFYNVPQMEKQRAQQQAQAELQKGSTPQPSASATPGSAPQPGAAQPSTPATSQVQPVVSRDAAIAASPRVKIETPRIVGSISLKGGRIDDIALVQYRETVDPKSPPIVLYSPSGTAEPYYAEFGWVAATGVTAKMPDAQTVWQQEGSGSLTPSTPVVLKWDNGDGLTFRRTIAVDDHYLFTVKDEVSNVGNAPVTLYPFALISRHGAPHVSGYYILHEGLIGYLGEHRLQEYAYSKIDEAKQVNFKATNGWLGITDKYWASALLPDTNAQLQARFSSNPVGKVHTYQTDYLLDPVTVAIGGTATAHARLFAGAKEAGVVGINFPLAGLGGYNKALGLNQFDLLIDWGWFYFLTKPMFLGLDFFFRFFGNFGISILLVTVIVKLLFFPLANKSYASMAKMKSIQPQLLALKERYPDDKVKQQQEMMEIYRKEKINPVAGCLPVLIQIPVFFALYKVLFVTIEMRHAPFYGWIKDLSAPDPTNLFNLFGLLPFDPTTIPVFGHYLALGIWPIIMGITMWFQMKLNPTPPDPTQQLIFNWMPLIFTFMLAGFPAGLVIYWAWNNLLSVIQQSYIMRRNGVKVELFDNLKATFARKAT, from the coding sequence ATGACCGACAACCGCAATACGATCCTCGCCATCATTCTGTCCGGCCTCGTGCTGATCGCCTGGCAGTATTTCTACAATGTGCCGCAGATGGAGAAGCAGCGCGCCCAGCAGCAGGCGCAGGCCGAGCTCCAGAAGGGCAGCACGCCGCAGCCCAGCGCGTCCGCGACGCCGGGCAGCGCGCCGCAACCCGGCGCGGCTCAGCCGTCAACGCCGGCAACGAGCCAGGTCCAGCCGGTCGTGTCCCGCGACGCTGCGATTGCAGCCAGCCCGCGCGTGAAGATCGAGACGCCGCGGATCGTCGGCAGCATCTCGCTGAAGGGCGGTCGCATCGACGACATCGCGCTGGTGCAATACCGCGAGACGGTCGATCCGAAATCGCCGCCGATCGTCCTTTATTCGCCCTCGGGCACGGCGGAGCCCTATTACGCCGAGTTCGGCTGGGTGGCGGCGACCGGCGTGACGGCGAAGATGCCGGACGCCCAGACCGTCTGGCAGCAGGAGGGCAGCGGCAGCCTGACGCCGTCGACGCCCGTGGTGCTGAAATGGGACAATGGCGACGGCCTGACCTTCCGCCGCACCATCGCCGTCGACGACCATTATCTCTTCACCGTCAAGGACGAGGTGAGCAATGTCGGCAACGCGCCCGTTACGCTCTATCCGTTCGCGCTGATCTCGCGCCATGGCGCGCCGCATGTCTCGGGCTATTACATCCTGCATGAGGGCCTGATCGGCTATCTCGGTGAACACAGGCTGCAAGAATATGCCTACAGCAAGATCGACGAAGCCAAGCAGGTGAACTTCAAGGCCACCAATGGCTGGCTCGGCATCACCGACAAATACTGGGCTTCCGCGCTGCTGCCGGACACCAATGCCCAGCTCCAGGCGCGTTTCTCGTCGAACCCGGTCGGCAAGGTCCATACCTACCAGACCGACTACCTGCTCGATCCTGTCACCGTCGCGATCGGCGGCACCGCGACGGCGCACGCGCGGCTGTTTGCAGGCGCCAAGGAAGCCGGCGTGGTCGGCATCAATTTCCCGCTCGCAGGCCTCGGCGGCTACAACAAGGCGCTCGGCCTCAACCAGTTCGACCTGTTGATCGACTGGGGCTGGTTCTACTTCCTCACCAAGCCGATGTTCCTCGGCCTCGACTTCTTCTTCCGCTTCTTCGGCAATTTCGGCATCTCGATCCTGCTGGTGACGGTGATCGTGAAGCTGCTGTTCTTCCCACTGGCGAACAAGTCCTACGCCTCGATGGCGAAGATGAAGTCGATCCAGCCGCAGCTGCTGGCGCTGAAGGAGCGTTATCCCGACGACAAGGTGAAGCAGCAGCAGGAGATGATGGAGATCTACCGCAAGGAGAAGATCAACCCGGTCGCCGGCTGTCTTCCCGTGCTGATCCAGATCCCGGTATTCTTCGCGCTATACAAGGTGCTTTTCGTCACCATCGAGATGCGGCACGCGCCGTTCTACGGCTGGATCAAGGACCTCTCGGCGCCGGACCCGACCAATCTGTTCAACCTGTTCGGGCTGCTCCCGTTCGATCCGACCACGATTCCGGTGTTCGGCCATTACCTCGCGCTCGGCATCTGGCCGATCATCATGGGCATCACGATGTGGTTCCAGATGAAGCTGAACCCGACGCCGCCGGATCCGACGCAGCAGCTCATCTTCAACTGGATGCCGCTGATCTTCACCTTCATGCTGGCCGGCTTCCCGGCGGGTCTCGTGATCTACTGGGCCTGGAACAATTTGCTCTCGGTGATCCAGCAGAGCTACATCATGCGCCGCAACGGCGTGAAGGTGGAGCTGTTCGACAATCTCAAGGCGACGTTCGCGCGGAAGGCGACGTAA